One stretch of Podospora bellae-mahoneyi strain CBS 112042 chromosome 2, whole genome shotgun sequence DNA includes these proteins:
- a CDS encoding hypothetical protein (COG:S; EggNog:ENOG503P0R2) yields the protein MQAHLRQRRRDDMRREDNKIKMGRHLNLSNSGTRLHRVGKTKKMPMSSAEPRIGTRSKNGCLTCRARHVKCDERHPDCLKCVKQKAECKWPPPPELQTHQPERDIPQAESRSLRRLAPAVNDTHDQLIQAQASTWTPDVDLSMSDLPIIPDFSFLTGLGCSDFMPWFPVPYPEPTLDMHISSDALLAPLPLGVSPSQAEREALAWYRSSATFGFGSAKNPNWSTHAIVWETARESKAVLHLLLAATQNEMAWRAGSQGALSARADENYRLGHQQLEAEIRSREIDPLNAMSCFWFLYLHQKRRHAAGNRTLMSELSKMMEDYLTVFNLHQMLTSADAENPAWPEPKKALLARLMVWLFWIDAQAATQREGGRIARLLTSSASRQAVVDLYKISRTTLESFWAERYPDDEVVDDMKNSSALDMIHDTWVLVQEVNNAADEQLPLDTKASDEILSKIQALQCEPGPLRILRLTASNAALRDRVMLNADWAGVNFYTLRIYHFRCSLTEEHLAFSPPQPQTVKIADVVDSLLLLAQKSLATGREDQPDRMQWPLFWAGIETTDPFKRIWALGELKDEGLVQAMRCVLLLQEGGSRVGMAKIRDIFQASCLGVPVAGFGGMWGMRG from the exons ATGCAAGCACACCTTCGCCAACGAAGAAGGGACGACATGCGAAGAGAAGATAATAAGATAAAAATGGGTCGCCACTTGAATCT TTCCAACTCGGGTACACGCTTACATCGCGTcggcaagaccaagaagatgCCGATGTCCTCCGCTGAACCGAGAATCGGGACGAGATCCAAGAACG GCTGCTTGACGTGCCGTGCTAGACATGTCAAATGCGATGAGCGACACCCTGATTGCTTGAAGTGTGTCAAGCAAAAGGCCGAGTGTaaatggcctcctcctccggaaCTACAGACCCACCAGCCAGAGCGAGACATCCCGCAAGCTGAAAGTCGGTCTCTCAGACGTTTAGCTCCCGCCGTCAACGACACACATGACCAACTCATTCAGGCTCAAGCATCCACTTGGACGCCGGACGTTGACTTGTCGATGAGCGACCTGCCCATAATCCCAGACTTCAGCTTTCTCACGGGCCTAGGCTGCTCGGATTTCATGCCATGGTTTCCTGTCCCGTATCCCGAACCAACATTGGATATGCACATCAGCTCCGATGCCCTTCTCGCCCCTCTGCCTTTGGGCGTATCCCCGTCCCAAGCGGAGCGCGAGGCTTTGGCATGGTACCGCAGCAGCGCGACatttgggtttgggagcgCGAAGAATCCCAACTGGTCTACTCATGCTATTGTGTGGGAGACGGCCCGCGAAAGCAAAGCTGTCTTGCATCTCCTCCTGGCAGCAACACAGAACGAAATGGCGTGGCGAGCAGGATCCCAAGGCGCCCTGTCTGCCCGCGCCGATGAAAACTATCGTCTCGGGCATCAGCAGCTGGAGGCAGAGATCCGAAGTCGCGAAATCGACCCCCTGAATGCCATGTCCTGCTTTTGGTTCCTTTACCTGCATCAGAAGCGTCGCCATGCTGCAGGAAACCGCACGCTGATGAGTGAGCTCAgcaagatgatggaggacTACTTGACGGTTttcaacctccaccaaatGTTGACTTCTGCAGATGCGGAGAATCCGGCCTGGCCAGAGCCGAAAAAGGCACTGTTGGCTCGTCTTATggtttggcttttttggATTGATGCACAAGCAGCCACACAACGAGAAGGTGGGAGGATTGCCAGGCTTCTAACTTCGTCAGCTTCTCGGCAAGCTGTGGTAGATCTGTACAAGATCTCAAGAACCACTCTGGAATCGTTCTGGGCCGAGAGGTATCCCGATGACGAGGTTGTAGACGACATGAAGAACTCCAGCGCTCTTGACATGATCCACGACACCTGGGTCCTCGTGCAGGAGGTCAATAACGCTGCCGATGAACAGCTGCCCCTGGATACAAAGGCCAGCGACGAAATCCTGAGCAAGATACAGGCCTTGCAGTGTGAGCCAGGTCCTCTTCGCATTCTACGCCTAACCGCTTCAAATGCTGCGCTCCGAGATCGTGTGATGTTGAACGCAGATTGGGCTGGAGTGAACTTTTATACACTCCGTATCTACCACTTCCGATGCAGTTTGACTGAGGAACATCTGGCCTTTTCtccaccccagccccagACTGTCAAGATTGCCGACGTCGTTGATTCTTTGTTGCTCCTCGCCCAGAAAAGCTTGGCCACCGGCAGAGAAGACCAGCCAGATCGCATGCAATGGCCGCTGTTCTGGGCGGGAATCGAGACGACAGATCCGTTCAAGCGAATCTGGGCGTTGGGGGAACTCAAAGATGAAGGTCTTGTTCAAGCAATGCGTTGTGTGTTGCTGCTTCAAGAGGGTGGGTCAAGGGTTGGAATGGCCAAGATTCGTGACATCTTTCAAGCCTCGTGTCTCGGCGTGCCAGTTGCTGGTTTCGGCGGCATGTGGGGGATGCGGGGGTGA
- a CDS encoding hypothetical protein (EggNog:ENOG503NU8T; COG:C) has protein sequence MPPSPNLLISQPLTLPVSNLTIPNRLAKASMFEDCADPTTNLPSPQLKAISSSWSTGSWGLILTGSVAIDPLQVTTNAVLANQPNLPEETLLSSLQSWAASFRPPASSTTTPSPVIVQLIHPGKQLLRFASKARSMFEPPLAPSPIPLDLGPGLLPKIARTLLFAHPREMTIPEIQSLITNHAHSALILAKAGFNGVQIHAAHGFLLTQFLSPHSNKRTDAYGGTAAKRARVILEIIAAVREATKEYKGFVVGLKLNSVDHQQTDRQGKEDSIEQLRLLAKTELDFVEISGGSFEDIKPREMLAESTKKREAFFLEFARVAKRELAGIPLMVTGGFTTRLGMEEALRRGDCDMVGLARPSIFDPLLPRNVLLNPEVKDEDAKVTRVNVPVPWLLQKIPLKLVGAGVDGQFHAKKLQALGSTENKKA, from the exons ATGCCTCCATCACCtaacctcctcatctcccaacccctaaccctccccgtctccaacctcaccatccccaatcGCCTCGCCAAAGCCTCCATGTTCGAAGACTGCGCcgatcccaccaccaacctcccctccccccaattaaaagccatctcctcctcctggtccACCGGCTCCTGGGGTCTCATCCTCACCGGCTCGGTAGCCATCGACCCCCTCCaagtcaccaccaacgccgTTCTtgccaaccaacccaacctccccgaagaaaccctcctctcctccctccagtCCTGGGCAGCTTCCTTCCGCCCccctgcctcctccaccaccaccccatccccagtaATAGTCCAACTAATCCACCCGGGCAAACAACTCCTCCGCTTCGCCTCCAAAGCTCGCTCCATGTTCGAACCCCCCttggccccctcccccattcccctcGACCTAGGccccggcctcctcccaaagATAGCCcgcaccctcctcttcgcccacCCCCGAGAAATGACCATCCCCGAAATCCAATCCCTCATCACAAACCACGCCCACTCcgccctcatcctcgccaaagccggCTTCAACGGCGTCCAGATCCACGCCGCCCacggcttcctcctcacgCAGTTTCTTTCCCCTCATTCCAACAAGCGAACCGATGCCTACGGTGGCACAGCTGCCAAGCGAGCCCGCGTCATCCTCGAGATCATCGCTGCCGTGAGGGAAGCCACCAAAGAATACAAAGGGTTCGTCGTAGGCCTCAAGCTAAACAGCGTGGATCACCAGCAAACCGACAGGCAAGGCAAAGAAGACAGCATCGAGCAGCTCCGACTCCTGGCAAAGACAGAGCTGGATTTTGTCGAGATCAGCGGGGGCAGTTTTGAGGATATAAAACCGAGGGAGATGCTCGCCGAGAGCAccaagaaaagagaggcgTTCTTTCTCGAGTTTGCCAGAGTAGCCAAGCGGGAGTTGGCCGGGATTCCATTGATGGTTACGGGCGGCTTCACCACCAGGcttgggatggaggaggcgctCAGGAGGGGTGATTGCGATATGGTCGGGTTGGCAAGGCCCTCGATTTTCGACCCTTTGCTTCCGAGAAATGTCCTCTTGAACCCAGAGGTCAAAGATGAGGATGCCAAGGTGACCCGTGTCAATGTTCCGGTGCCTTGGTTGTTGCAAAAGATTCCGCTCAAGCTGGTTGGGGCTGGTGTGGATGGT CAATTCCACGCCAAGAAACTGCAAGCACTCGGAAGCAccgagaacaagaaggctTGA